Genomic window (Alnus glutinosa chromosome 9, dhAlnGlut1.1, whole genome shotgun sequence):
GTGTTATTGCGGGCCTAAACGTGACGCGTATTATCAATGAGCCAACTGCTGCTGCTATTGCATATGGGCTTGACAAGGAGAATCGTGCTGGTGAGAAGATTGTGCTCATCTTTGATCTTGGTGGTGGCACGTTGGATGTCTCAATTCTCACCATGGAAGAGGGTATCTTTGAAGTGAAAGCTACAGCTGGTGATACCCACTTGGGAGGTAAAGATTTTGACCGTATGATGGTCGGACATTTTTGTGGAGAGTTCAACGAAAAGTATAAGAAGAAAATTACTGGAGGTAAGGCTCTTCGGAAGTTGTGGACTGCCTGTGAAAGGGCTAAGAGGACTCTGTCATCTAATACTCTAACAAGTATTGAGATTGATTCTTTGTACGACGGTATTGACTTCTACTCAAGCATCAGCCGAGCCAGGTTTGAGGAGCTTAATAAGGAATTATTCTGGAAGTGTATAGAGCCTGTTGAGAAGTGTTTGAAGGATGCAAAAATGGATAAGAGCAGTGTCCATGATGTGGTTCTGGTTGGGGGGTCTTCCAGGATCCCCAGGGTTCAGAAATTGCTGCAGAACTACTTCAAGGGGAAAGAGCTTTGCAAAAGGATTAACCCTGATGAGGCTGTTGCTTATGGTGCTGCTGTTCAGGCTGCAATTCTTAACCATGAGGCTTGTAAGAAGGTGAAGGACATCTTGTGCCTGGATGTCACTCCTCTATCCCTTGGTCTGGAGACTTCTGGTGATGTCATGAGTGTGCTGATTCCGAAAAACACCACCATTCCCGCCAAGAAGGAGGAGAACTTCTCAGCCAAAACTGAAAACCAGGATAGTGTGTCCATAAATGTGTATGAGGGTGAAAGTATCGGAACCCGAGACAACAACTTGCTGGGCAAATTTGAGCTCTTGGGTATTCGTCCTGCTCCTAGTGGAGTTCCACAAATCACTGTTTGTTTTGACATTGATGCTGATGGTATCTTGAGCGCCTCTGCCAAGGACCAAGCCACAGGAAAGAAGAATGAAATTACAATCACCAATACGGGCAGGCTCTCCAAGGAAGAGATCAAGAAGTTAGTGCGGAAGGCTAAGAAGTACAAGGCTGAGGATGAGGAGCATAACATGAAGGTCGATACAAAGAATGCACTGGAGAACTACGCCTACAACATGAGGAATACATTTAAAGATGAAAAGTTTGCAGCCAAGGTCCCATCTGCTAACAGGGAGAAGATTGACAATGCAATTGAGCAGGCTATCGATTGGGTTGAACGGAACCAACTT
Coding sequences:
- the LOC133878680 gene encoding heat shock cognate 70 kDa protein 2-like — encoded protein: MAGKGQGPAIGIDLGTCYSCVAVWKNNRVEIIPNDLGNRKTPSYVAFNETHRLIGDGAMGQTAMNPTNTVFDTKRLIGMRFNDDEVQHDMKLWPFKVIADPDNGRPIIVVTYKYEEKQFLAEEISSMILIKMKEIAEAYCGSKINNAVISVPARFNHSQRQATMDAGVIAGLNVTRIINEPTAAAIAYGLDKENRAGEKIVLIFDLGGGTLDVSILTMEEGIFEVKATAGDTHLGGKDFDRMMVGHFCGEFNEKYKKKITGGKALRKLWTACERAKRTLSSNTLTSIEIDSLYDGIDFYSSISRARFEELNKELFWKCIEPVEKCLKDAKMDKSSVHDVVLVGGSSRIPRVQKLLQNYFKGKELCKRINPDEAVAYGAAVQAAILNHEACKKVKDILCLDVTPLSLGLETSGDVMSVLIPKNTTIPAKKEENFSAKTENQDSVSINVYEGESIGTRDNNLLGKFELLGIRPAPSGVPQITVCFDIDADGILSASAKDQATGKKNEITITNTGRLSKEEIKKLVRKAKKYKAEDEEHNMKVDTKNALENYAYNMRNTFKDEKFAAKVPSANREKIDNAIEQAIDWVERNQLAEADEFQFKMSELENICNPVISKIEQGSDGDDMGGAVQEDKEPEREIKNRAQEAEQFVGQDEEHKKEKIEEEKKAEKVIKKGKKDKEPEKEIKNEVQEAEKYMVQDEEHEKEKIRKKVKKDKKAMATQDDKEPEREIKNQAQEAEKYMAQDEEHKKKAETIPEDREHQKNAEAKNALENCAYYMKYRIRDVKNALAKTEDEIEQTIHWLERNQHVEAHEFDNRMKELEGICYPFIAKMYQGARSDKS